In Setaria italica strain Yugu1 chromosome I, Setaria_italica_v2.0, whole genome shotgun sequence, the genomic window CTGTCTTATACATGTATGCTAATGGTCCTAGTGATACTGTAGTAGTACAATAAAACACTACTGCCAACGAAGTCACAAGAAAAAATACAGCAATCTGAATAGACATCATGATGCAACATTGATAGCATGAACCAACACGAGATGGTGCCTTCCAAAGTTCCAATCTACGATATCAATGCCATCCAGTTCCCCCGACCAGGTTCAAGCACGAGAAATGGCAGGACCCAAAAAGGAATCCCAACTTTCCATCGCCCGTTAAGGAAACGGGCAGCCAAAGACCGGTAAGCAAAACTTCAGAACACCAAGTGAACACACATTCTCAAATCCTaaccacaagtccacaaccCTATCATCAGGAATCACCCAAATTCCCCCGAGAAACATGCAATCTACTACTTCCCATTCGCAGCAAACGAACAGAGCCCAGAGCAGCAAAACCCACTCGGCGCTCGGCGCTCCTCAGCCCCGCCACTACGCGCAACGGAGAGCCCCGCTGCGAGAAGCAAGGAATCCTGCAACTCCACCAAATGGCGCAGAGATCCTCCCGCAAACCCCAAACCGACGCAGCAAGACCGCAGGCGAGAGCGAGACCCAACCCCCGATTGCCTCGAAGCCAACAGCCAAACGCACCAAACCACCCAAAGCCTCCTCACACATCACACGAACCCGAGCCCTCCCTTCCTCGCGCAGTCACCAAACAAATGCAGTACGCCCGAATAAAGGACAAGCAATCGTACGCCGTCTCAAGGAAGCACGCTCGCAACGAGGCAAAATCGCCCTCGCAGAGCTGAAGCAGCAGAAGAGCAGCGGGTAGAGGGCGAGCTCTCGGCGCTCACCTCGGCGAGCCGCGGCTCCGGGGGCGAGGAAGGCGGCGAGGCAGGATGCGCGGGCCGCGGAGCACGCGAGGCGGGTAGGAGCCGcccgtccccctcctcctcctcctcttcctcggctCCTCCTTGCTTGGGAAGAAGCGATGACGGGTGGGGGAAAAATATatgcgaggaggaggaagagatcaAGAGAGGGTCGATCGCATCGGACGGCACCTGTCGGTTGGAGGCCCCTCACGTGGAGTATTTGGACGGCCGTGGCGGGCCCACGACGGACGTGGGGTGGGAAATGGAAAATTTATTGGGATGGATCGTCGCGACTCGCCGGGCGGCTGCTGAGCTGTGCTCTGCTGGTGGGTTCGTTGGTGTTGCTGTGATCTGTGATCAGGACATGTGCCCGGCGTGGAATAGTTTTTGTTTTTCCCTTTCCTGGATCAGATCGGGTTGCGGATGATGCTGTGATCCTGTGCTGATTTattagggccttgtttagttgctaaaatttgAAGTGTCAAAATTAAtgtaccagcactgtagcacactgtagcgtttcgtttgtatttgtgaattattgtccaaacattgactaattaggttcaaaaatttgtctcgcaaagtacaacaaaattgtacaattagtttttaatttcgtctacatttagtactccatgcatgtaccgcaagtttgatgtgataggaaatcttcttttttcatagtgataaagttgggagttggaggtGAACTGAACAAGAGCTTAGTCTTCTTGGTTAGGCATGGTGTGAGCTAAAGAGCTTAGTCTTCTTGGTTAGGCATGGTGTGAGCTAATAAATGAGGATTGGTATTTTCATTGTTGCTATTGTGGAGGAGATGTCCATGCTTGCTGGGTCCTTTTCGTGGAAGAATCTTGTCCTGCGACCTAACTGTTGGTGTGGATTATGTGATGCTTTCGCTCTCGATCGATCCGGTACTggtagtgatgatgatgatgatgagagtGGTAGAGACATTTGCCTTTTGCGTTGAGGTTTTTGTTCCCTGGATTGGCTAGTCAACGGACTTGCTTTGTTGATTGTTCCGGGTGGCCTGAATCCCTTTGACAGCACACACACACCCTTGTCAACAGACAGGGCCTGATGTTTCTAGAAGGCAGGCGCTGCTTGAAGTGCCACTGCCACACACACACTTCCCACTAGCGTTGGCAATGGTAGAGCTCGTCGCGCGAGTCCCCTCTGACTCTGCTGCGCCGGCATGTCCGCCACGACACGGTCGGCACGCATGGACTCCCCCGTATGGGTATGGCGCGGACCCGCAGCCCACGCCTGAAAAGTGGAGAACGGCCTCCTCTCTCCTTGGTCGTCCCGAGTACTAGAGTCCAAGGCCCCCAGGCCCCAAGAGGCCAAGACGACCCCGTTTTTTCACTAGTAGTAAACCGcgagcactcgccgccgcccgtcctcGCCAACCAACAGCGATCagcgtctctctctctcctacgCCGATTCGgccgcccccgcgcgccgcgcccgcccacCGGCCGGCCGAGTCGGCTGCCCACCGCGCGCCGAGCGAGATTTCTACGTGCCGCTGCGCGCACTTGTGCGGTTGTTGCGGTAGCGATGCGTTCCGCGGAACAAAAATCAATCGGTCCGGACGTCCGGTGACAAATTGTTTGGCGCAACTTTGCAGCAGCCGAATCTGGTGAAGGATATGCCCCGGCCCGTACCCTACTGTTTATAGGCCGCTGTCAACACACGTGGTGGATCTTTATatcaaaaaaggaaagaaaatgcgGTGGACGTCTGCATCTCTTGgcagcaactttttttttccgaatcaCAAAGTACTGCATAGGCTCACAAACACGTATGCACACTCACCCTTACAAACACACACGCAGCCCTACCCTTATGAGCCGGCAATTCTCAAGATTGATAAAGTCACCACAGGCGGGCACGttacctaccactgaaagaatagcgcgGAGTTAAATCttgaaataaatttagaaaaatacgagcaccaGTACCGAGTCGAGTACCGAGTCGAGAACTCGAAGTCTGATGGGCAGTTCACGGCAGTAGCCTTTTGATTTATGCGTTGTGTTACTATCCGTAGTTCAATCAGATGGGACATGGGACAAGAACAACTCCTAGGTGTGAGGTACGTGGCAGACTGATTTGTCGATGAACAATCTGGCACTAGCAATGCCGTAATCTTGCTAAATTACCCTTCTCTGCTTGGAATAAGTTAGAGAGCATCggaatacaatttttttttgacactcatcGGAATGTACTAATTCGATCACGCCATGAAGCTCATCTCGAACTCATCCTCGCCGACCATGACGATGTGGGACCCCTGGTCGATCACCTTCCTGCCGTCCTCGCTCGCCCTGCTGAAGTGCTTGCAGGGGCTCACCTCGAACTCCACGTGGGCCGTCTGCATCGCCCTCAGGTGCAGGGTCCGGAACCCGATCAGCTGCCGGGCCGGCctgccgctgccgtcgtccGTCGCGTTGGGCCACCGCAGGAACACCAGTACCGGGTGCTTCCCGTCCATGGGCCCGTGGTTCTGCACCCGCACCACCGCCGGGAACTTGAGCCGCTCGCACGCCTCCGACCCCATCGCCTCCACGTCGTAcatcgccgcgccggccgcgctcgTCGTCTCCAGCGCCTTCAGGCCGGCGATGTCGCTCATGGAAGGAGGCTTCGTGCCGCTGGCGACGAAGCGGTGGGAGTACTTGGAGTAGCTCAGGCCGTAGCCAAAGTCGAACACGGTCGGGCCGCGGTAGAACCGGTACGTCCGGCCGGGGTACCCCGTCGCCGGGTCGGCGCGCATCCGCATGTCCGTCATGGGAACCTTCGTGAAATCCTGTGGGTACCACGTCACCGGTAGCCTTCCACCTGGGTTGTGCTCTCCGAAGAGGACTTGGGCAATGGCCatgccgccggcctcgccggggTAGCCAGCCCAAAGGATGGCGCCGATCTTGGGGTTGGTCTTGGCGAAGCTCACGTCCACCGGGCCACCGCACAGCAGCACCAAGATCACCGGCTTATTGGCCGCGTTCGCGACGCTCTCGATGAGGCTCTGCTGCTGTCCGGGTAGCGTCAGGTCCAGCCGGtcgatctcctccctctcctggtCCTGGTCGAGACCCATGAACAGGACGACGGAGTCCACCGAGCTCGCCACCTGGACGGCCTCGGGGATCGCCGTCACGTtgcaggcggcggcgttgcAGCCGGCGGCGAACCTCGTGTCCTTCACGTACCCCTGCAGCACCTGGAGCGGCGTCACCGTGACGCAGGGCGGGCCGAAGTAGTTGCCGAGCAGCCTCTCGGCGTTGTTGGCATTGAACCCGATGACGCCGAGCGAGGTGACCTTGGACTTGGACAGCGGGAGCGCGCCGGCGTCGTTCTTGAGGAGGACGATGccgtcctgcgccgcctccaGGGCCAGGTTCTGGTGCTCCTGCGTGCAGACCTGGTCCGGCCCGATGTCGCCGTACCGGTTGCGCCTGGGGTCGCCGTTGAAGAGCCCCAGACGCATCCTGACGGCGAACAGGTTGTGCAGGGCTCGGTCGATGTCCTGCTCGGTGATCTTCCCCTGCTGGAGTGCAGAGGCGCCGTGCTGCTGCACGTAGCTGCCACAGTTCACGTCCATCCCTGAAAGTTTTCACGATCGGGTTATTGCGAAAAAGGTCAGAAACACGTTTCTGAATATTTCTGTGCATGGCATTTATGGAATTTCGTTGGAAGCAATTCGGACTACAGGCCAACAGCATTATTGGTTTGTGTTGATTTGGACCTCATTTTCAGAGTCACTGTTGATTTCAGTCGTCTAAGACTAGCTAGCAGGATTACTTACATGCTGATGTGGTCTCTTTTGGTGACACCTGGAATCTTATGACATCACGATATTCGTCATGATATCAATTATTTCTAGCGGATTGGGTTTCTCAGATCAGCAAAACAGAAAGGTGTGATAGCAGGTGGTGGAGCCAAATCAGCTTTAGTTCAGCGACCTAACGTAACCTATCTCTCGTTTCACTGTCCTAAAATTGTGCCTTTTCTGTTTCTGTTGCCATGTCCAAAATTGCCCAAGAGTTCCATGTGAGATGTGTTATATTGTGGACTAATCCATCTTAATGTAGTGTACTCGTGCATTGTGATTTGTAGTGAACTCATACCAGCCTTGAGGACATCTGCAACTGCATCTTCTGCCGTCTTGGCATACCCTTGCGCGTCATGGATGATCGATACAGCGTCGCAGTCCGAAGTGATGTACCTGATCAAGACACGTAAAAACGTGCAAGCATCAGCAAACCTTCCCATCCAGCCATCTATGCCAAGGGAAATGGAAACTTGAGCAAAACATTTCAGGATCTCCATGATAAGCTCTGAAGATTGCCGGAAGAGGATAATCTGTCACCCTCATGGTCCCTTTCCGACAAATCTCGCAGCAGACCAATGCTCACCCGTAAAATCCCCAGTTCTGCCTGGCGGTCTTGGAGAGGAGGTTGTAATCGGCGCACGTCGGCACGCCATTGACGCGGTTGTAGGAGCACATGATGCCGCTGGCATGGCCGTCTTCGACGCAGCTCTTGAACGGGGGGTTGTACGTGTCCTCAAGATCCTGCACcgtcacctgaaaagagagaaAGGTTTTGCATTTTGTTTCAGTGTCTCAGACCGCCTGGCCAAAGAGACCTGCTGAACCGTTCGGATCATCGGCGGCGCCCACCTGGGCGTCGAAGACGTATCGGGTGACGCCCTTCCAGTTCTCGAGGTCGTAGGCGGTGAAGTGCTTGCAGCAGGCGGAGGCCTCGAGGTCGGTGGAGTTGACGGGGCCGGCGATGGCGTAGCCCTGCACGCCGCGGACGAAGACGGCGGCGTACTTGCCGGTCATCGTCGGGTCCTCGCCGGGGGTCTCCTGGCCCCGGCCCCACCGCGGGTCCCGGAACACGTTGATGTTGGGCGCCCAGAAGGTGAGACCCTCCGCCTGACCGTTGTTGTACACCGCCCTCGCCTCCACGCCGATCACCTGCAATGcacgccgggcgccgccgccgccgcgtgaaCAACAGCATCAgtctctgctctgctctggaATTTTGCACATTTAGCAGGGGCCAATTCTAATGCTCGAATGTCTCTCAAGGAAAAGCAAAAAATTCAGCTTGTTCTTTGGTTGTCTGTTGCTTGAAGTTCAATGActactgctccctccgtcccaaattttagtttttgcatagtttttaacatgcacctagatatattatttagtttttttagaaaaatcaaaacgaatagtattttgATACGGAGTAAGCAGTACATTTCTTTCAACGTGTAAAAGAAGATGAATTCAGAAACGACTAGCAGTAGCAGCCCTACGTTCGTTGTGAATTCCTTGGACGAGTTTGAATCGCCTTCAGCACTTTTGACCAAAACAGAGGAGCTGTAAAGCTGCATGCACCTAACGCGTTCGTACGTGTATGCGTTCCAATTTCCAAAGTTGATGATACACACCGGTTGGTGAAATTAGGTGGAAGAACACGCGGCGTTTCTTTACAGTTTGTTACAAACAGAAAGCGCCCTGCTCTAGTGACCTTGCCACCATCATTTCTCATGCTCTACACGCTAGAGCACCTTACATTTTAGTATTATAAGAAATTTATAGTATGACCCCTCTGGGTGCGTGATCATTAGCCACTGAACTGATCATTAAACTTCGTCGGGAAACAGACACGTTCGCTTGTCCGTCGAACACCAACACAGAGCACACGAGAAAACGACGGCAGGTCGCGCATGCCCTGCGCGTTTACGATCGAACGGAGCGGGAGCAGAGGAATGGTTACCTGGCCGATGCGGTACCAGAGGTGCGGGTTGAAGCTCGCGGCGGTGAGGATGACCTGCGGGAAGCTGGTGGCGGCGCGGAGCGGGCCGCTGAGGTGGACGCCGCGGCCGTGGTCGGACACGCCGTGCAGCGCCTCCGACCACCACTTGTACGCCGGCACGCCGAGCCTGGGGACGGCCGGGGACTCGTCCCCGAGCTGCGAGATCTTCTCCTCCACCGTCATCCGCGCCACGAGGTCGGCCACGCGCCGCTCGATCGGCAGCGACCTGTCGCAGAACGGGATGTTGGGCGGCGCACCGGCGCCGCAGGTGTAGGGCGGCTCcgacgccgcggcgacggcggcgtgcggcggcggcgccagcgccagcAGCTGCAGGAGGAGCAGCGCCAGCGCGGCGACGTGGAGGGAGGAGCGCGCGCGGCTTCCCATGGCTGCGTGTGCGTGTGTCACGGCGCCAAGTGAGCTAGCCTTGGCAGGGGTATATATGAAGCTCCAGGCCAGCGGAGGGCGCGACGCGGTGCACGGGGACTGACGGACTGTGGGCTGCTACTGCCTACTGCGATGTGTACTGAGAGTGCAGGTCACTGTCCATGTGTGTTGACGATTTTGCCCATTTCTCTGCCATCAATGCAACTGAGATATCATTGGCATGCAGCCGTGCTTGAAAATCTGTGGCTGATCGGATTTTTATTcgagcaagtttaataacgcagCTAGCAAGCGGGGCTGTAAGGTTTCTCTCAGCCTTTTCCTAGCctactcgtacaatggttagctCTTTACCATTAATACATGGCccacaagtcattctcacaaagtttcttggttcctgtgcccaagtcggctgtaagcttatagcccgcttctcctctctcacctcttctctctcctccacatcagcattcagccagcttgcagccccttattatacttgctcttcTGTAATTATCTGAAAGATCAATGTTGATGTCTTTAGTTAGTGCAATGAAGCGAATGCAGATATGCTAGAGTTCCAAACTTACCGTGGAGGGAGATTTGGTATCTCCATGTGACCAGGCAGATTTCATTCTTCACTGCTCTGTCACGAGTCACGACATCTTCAAAGGATCGCATGGGTTAATCATCCATCAGCGGGAATAGCAGTTCATCGTATACTAGTCCATGCATCGATAGAATTGGAATCACCCTTTCCTTACACGACAAGCAGCTAAAAACCCAAGCCATTTCCGAAAGCGAAGCAAGTTGCCGAACTGGAGAAACAAGAGCACCATCGATCCACTCCCCACGGAGAGTTGCGCGATTCAGATCTGCGAAAAAGCTTTGTTCCTCCACGCGCGCCGCGTCGTGGACTCGTGGTCGCCACCACTCATGGGGCAACGGCGTAATTTCACCCACCATCAACAGATGGTACAGTTCGCCGTATGCGTGCCTGGCTGTCTTCCAGC contains:
- the LOC101780037 gene encoding probable beta-D-xylosidase 7, giving the protein MGSRARSSLHVAALALLLLQLLALAPPPHAAVAAASEPPYTCGAGAPPNIPFCDRSLPIERRVADLVARMTVEEKISQLGDESPAVPRLGVPAYKWWSEALHGVSDHGRGVHLSGPLRAATSFPQVILTAASFNPHLWYRIGQVIGVEARAVYNNGQAEGLTFWAPNINVFRDPRWGRGQETPGEDPTMTGKYAAVFVRGVQGYAIAGPVNSTDLEASACCKHFTAYDLENWKGVTRYVFDAQVTVQDLEDTYNPPFKSCVEDGHASGIMCSYNRVNGVPTCADYNLLSKTARQNWGFYGYITSDCDAVSIIHDAQGYAKTAEDAVADVLKAGMDVNCGSYVQQHGASALQQGKITEQDIDRALHNLFAVRMRLGLFNGDPRRNRYGDIGPDQVCTQEHQNLALEAAQDGIVLLKNDAGALPLSKSKVTSLGVIGFNANNAERLLGNYFGPPCVTVTPLQVLQGYVKDTRFAAGCNAAACNVTAIPEAVQVASSVDSVVLFMGLDQDQEREEIDRLDLTLPGQQQSLIESVANAANKPVILVLLCGGPVDVSFAKTNPKIGAILWAGYPGEAGGMAIAQVLFGEHNPGGRLPVTWYPQDFTKVPMTDMRMRADPATGYPGRTYRFYRGPTVFDFGYGLSYSKYSHRFVASGTKPPSMSDIAGLKALETTSAAGAAMYDVEAMGSEACERLKFPAVVRVQNHGPMDGKHPVLVFLRWPNATDDGSGRPARQLIGFRTLHLRAMQTAHVEFEVSPCKHFSRASEDGRKVIDQGSHIVMVGEDEFEMSFMA